A portion of the Oncorhynchus tshawytscha isolate Ot180627B unplaced genomic scaffold, Otsh_v2.0 Un_contig_1061_pilon_pilon, whole genome shotgun sequence genome contains these proteins:
- the LOC121843770 gene encoding uncharacterized protein LOC121843770, whose product MRGGSQQVVVRMHHVSRVRGLETQLVWAISKETARLSPEGIPYCATKVQSITWIQRVAGRVTHYASHLRHETSVDVTLGCYQQTDVSVVYATLHMGLDGLLSSSAWSEAASFSTPTTQQFTDPEPEGHNCYEGWEEDLLPEEREVPLLNLYLTIKRVEDIALRLVSLRQAFTTLLGSTLSRNHLFVAGKVLLGGLVQANHMVTH is encoded by the exons ATGCGTGGGGGATCCCAG CAGGTGGTGGTGAGGATGCACCACGTGAGTAGGGTGAGAGGCCTGGAGACTCAACTGGTGTGGGCCATCTCCAAGGAGACAGCCAGGCTTAGTCCAGAGGGCATCCCCTACTGTGCCACCAAAGTGCAGTCCATCACTTGGATCCAG CGTGTGGCTGGCAGGGTGACCCACTATGCGTCTCACCTCCGCCACGAGACGTCTGTGGACGTGACGCTTGGCTGCTACCAG CAGACTGATGTCTCAGTGGTGTACGCCACTCTCCACATGGGGCTGGACGGGCTTCTCTCCTCTTCAGCGTGGTCGGAGGCTGCCTCCTTCTCTACTCCCACCACTCAGCAGTTCACTGACCCAGAGCCTGAGGGCCACAACTGCTATGAG GGCTGGGAGGAGGACCTGCTGCCTGAGGAGAGGGAGGTTCCTCTGCTAAA CCTCTACCTTACCATCAAGAGAGTGGAGGACATCGCCCTGAGGCTCGTCTCCTTGCGCCAGGCCTTCACT ACCCTGCTTGGTTCCACCCTGAGCAGGAACCATCTGTTTGTGGCGGGAAAGGTCCTCCTGGGCGGCCTTGTTCAGGCCAACCACATGGTAACTCACTAA